The following DNA comes from Cololabis saira isolate AMF1-May2022 chromosome 7, fColSai1.1, whole genome shotgun sequence.
TGAGGTCAAAGACATAAATGACGAGACGGACCCACCTGTGGAAGACAAGGAACACACAACTGCTGTGGAGGACAACAGCAATGAGATACAGGTGGAGGCCCCAGCGGATAtaaacacagagctggagacgAGAGCAAGGGAGGAACCAACGATACAATGTGATATGAAACCAACGGAAGACACAGAAACTGAAAATGTGCAACTGCTGCAGGTGGCCACAGTCACAGAGGCGTCAGACACTGAGACTCTGAACTCAGACGGAGACGGGGACATCGTGGCTTCAACCGTCAAATACCAAGACCCAACGACAGACACACAACAGGAGCGAGAGGAGCAAATCACAAAGACTGAGGAAGATGCATTTGGGGAAAAACACCACAGCACGGAGTCTTTAGTACAAacagagaagaaagaaatgttACACActcaaacaaaaacagaaactgatATAAAGGCAGAGATTCAGGAACAGACAGAAGAAACTGTAGCTGCAAAGGATGACATAACACAAACGAACACAGAAAAACCCATAGATTCAGAGTTGGAAGCAAATGCGGAAGAAAAAACATTAATAGAGTCTCCACCTGATAGCATCCAACAAAAAGAAGATACTGACTTGATCACTGACACAAAGACTGAAGTTTCCCAAGATGTAATAAACGAGTCCAATGAAAAAACAGGAGTTGAGCCTGtgcatgaaaaagaagaaacagctGAGATGGGAAAAAGTGAGGCATGCATCTGTGATCGAACAAATGTAGAGGAAACACAAGTTGAAGAGGAGACTGCAGACTCTGTCGCTTTAACTCAAGATGAAGCCCTGAACCACACcactgaacctgaacctgaacctgatcaCAACAGCATCTCTGACATGCAAACACCTGAATTACCACTGAATCAGGCCACTTCCGGCAATGATGAGGAGGTAAAGCAACCAGAAAATGTTAAAGGAGACACAGCGGGAGAGGATGACGTCTTCTTTTCTGCTGAAGGGACAGACAGGACACTTGCTGACAGCAACAAACAAGACCAAGATGATGATCCTGCCTTGATAAAAGACCCGTCTGAACCTCGTGACAGCAGTTTGGAACAAGCCTGCGGGCATCGTGGCAGCCGTTCTTCTGGTGATTTCTGTGTACGCAGGTCTTCATACTCGCGAGGATCTAGGATGACACGTAGGCTTTCTGAAGATCTTTTCACCACCCCACAGAAGACCGAGCAGTCACAACCCCCTCCTAATCACCCAGAGTCCCAACATAGACCAGTAAACGCCGCCGAGACGGCTCCTGATGTGACCCCAGCTGGGGAAGGGACAAAGGATGAAGCGATAAGACAAGCGGAGCAGCCCGACACCGCCAAACGTTTCGGTCTTCTCCGCAAGCTGAGAGGAGAGCAACCGAAAAACACCAAGACAGAGGCGACAGCTAAGATGCAGGTACCTAAGATCTTGATTCAGGACTTCAGCGATGGGACGGGGGCAGGGAAAACAGTGGACATGGGGGAGCAGGAAAAACTTAACTccaaggagaggaggaagaagcgGAGAGAGCAAGAACGAcaggaaaaggaggaagagagactgaaaaagaaaaaggagaaggagaaggaaaaggagaggaggaaaCCACAGACAAAGGGGAAAGGTTTTCaagcaaaaagagaaaaaagtagtGATGATGTCACTTGTCCTGTAAAGACTGGCTCACAGACACTTAGATATTCTGCTTCTTATGCTGAGTCTTACTTTTGACCCCTCCCTGCcccccaaaaacaaaaaaaaactgattttaGATCAACTGTCGTTAACTTTACCTGGTGAGAGATTTGTCTGAGTGCCACGTTGGTTTAGGCTTGATCCTTTTGTCATGTAAGTAATTAATAAATGGTgtttacattctttaaaaataggtttgttttatttgaggGGCATCAACATCATGCATCTGCATTACAAACCAGTCATATTACAAAAaaccccacacacatacacacatacaagtGCTTCCTTATTAGTTTCATATAATCCCAGATCTTGAGTCCAGAGTATCGGCCTCTGTATATTAAACCATTTGTATCCTCCATATATCAAACCAGCTCCATGTAACGCACTCTGGACTGTTGATATGAAAAGTGAAGTCCAAAATGTCCAATTTGTTCAGCTAAAGTGGTCCAGGTGTGACGCCGTAACAGTGCTCTCACATTGACCCACTGTCAAGATTGTCCATGACTCTCTGACCGTcactcagcatcagcatcatccTCACTGTCACTGGCCAGCACCTCCTGGGTCATCACTGACCGTCTGCTCATCTGAGGAGACGCCGGGAGTACTGATCCAAACAAGAGGGACCGGAACTGTGGAAAAACAGCACATGAGGGAAAGACAACACACATTAGAATCTTGTGTAAATGTCAGCACTAACTTGACAGATTTTTCCCCACACATTAGGACAGCGTTCAAACAAAAGTATTTGAATATATTTCAAGTTCAAATCGGGTACGTTTCAAAAAGGCTTTGAAATACGGTATTTCCCAATAACAGCAGAAAGGAAACATGGGTGGGGGCAAAATGAAGCAGCAAATTCAATACATGCAATAAAGTACAGCAGCATTATCTGATCCTGCAATGAGGGCAGATTGTAGCCTCTAACTCTAAAAACAAAAGTCAGATGTAATCCGGTGTACGCAGAAAAGGTCATGTACTAACTAATCCCATCTTTATGCAGAGTTCAGCAGCGTTTCTGTTCCAGTTGCAGCAAGAAAGGTTAATAAATGACTGCACCTGGTCTGGTAACCATGTCTCATCACAACtgttagagattaaaaataaTCTGTGGTGTGTGTGGTACAAAACATTTGCTAAATCTTGTGGCCACCACGAGCGTGAAGGGACTGCAGTGTAGTGTGTACAAAGTCACTGTACAAAGACAGTGCAAAGATGTTTTTACAGTATAAATAAGTCGTCAAGATATTCTCATGTATGTACCATTTAATGTTGATTGATCAGACAACAAGTGTCAAGTAATTTATTCCTTAATGGTTTTGGAGAGTCTTTATATTGGCCTTAAACATGTTAGTAACATGTGAGTATAATTGGATGAGTGCCATgtgttaatttgtgtttttagtATTAGtatatttaaatttattttctcACTTATGTGACActtgaataaataaagaaaacagaaaggTCAGAATAATGTCACGTACAAGTGACGAGTGGACTCCATCTCCATCTGgaacgtttttttttgtctgaaacATTTTATGctgtcccttttttctcctgaatgaaagaaaaatctgcTCGTTTCGAGGGGGTTCAGTGAGGGCAGGGCCTTTGCCTCTCAAAACGAAATCCTACCTTCTTGTTAGGAGGACACTCAgtatcttcctcctcttcctcttcctccaggcATATTCTTGTCCTGTTACTGGTGGCAGCACAATGTTTTGATGTTACAGAATCAGCTAACGATGGTGCAGGTGGGTCTACACTAGATGCTCCTGGTGCAATACTGGTATCCATGGCGATTAAATAGCAGTCTATGTCATCATTCATGAAGTCATCAGGAGGGGGTGGTGGTGGCATCGATGCGCTGAGGAAAGGGAAAGAAGTTTGTAACAGAAAATTATGACACAACCGAGGGAAAAGACATTGACAGAAAGACAATCTATTCACAGAGCTACAGTGAGCTATTTATAGattttacatgttcgaaataaaccaaaacgaacgaatgaacgaacattatatatatatatatatatatatataattataaatatattatttatatatatataattataaatatattctttatatatatatatatatatatatataattataaatatattatttatatatatatatatatataaaaatcatTTCCCACCAATCTGTCATTTTCCACCCTCTGTCATTAGACTGGTCCTCTTCAGTattatatttcatatttcaaatctctgGTGAGACATTTAATCTGTTTGTGCCCGCTTTGATGATCCTGAAATTTAGAGGAAAACTTACAACACAAATGACTGCGATTTTCAATTAGCTCCTTTTTTGTTCATTGTATACCACTAAGCTTCAGATTGGTTGTATTAATACAAACGTTTGCTTCAAATCTACCAAACCGCTATCTCCAAAGGTACTGATCCCAGCCTTTTCACTGGGCTTAAGACCAAAAGGCTCCCAAAAGACATTGTGGTATTTGACTTTACAACaaaatttttcatttcatttttcatttatttatttattcaaacaggttaaaacaaaaacaaaataatcagaatacataaattAAGGTTGTGAACATAAATTCACAACCTTAATGTCAACAGGTGCTCATTAAAATTACGGTTTCTCAAATATAAGAAGTTAAATTCTCTAATATGAACATTCAGAACCTCAAAGCAGAATAGAAAGGTGTGTAAATGCTGGGAAATGGCAAACAGTGTTGGAAAAGTAAAAAGACAGTTGGTCCAATCCAGATGTTTTTACAGACATAAAAGAATATGTGAAAACTAGGTTTTGTGGATTATTTCTTTTGACAGACAGAACATTAATATTCTTCATTGTTTGGCTATTTTGAGCTCCCCCACAAGGTGGCATGGTAGGTCTATGGTAATAACTTCCTTCCTGTCACTGAAATGAAGCAGTCAGTGAGCGAAGCAGAAtagctgattttatttctggtTTTGTTACTGGCATTTTTCTAAAGCTCACTGACAACTTCTGTACTTCAAATACAGGAGAAACGTCCAGcttgcacaaatgttttcacACATCATTTAGTAGAGTTGCTTACCCTCGGCTGTTGTTTTTATGCAGGCTGGGATCATCCGAAAGTGTGGCCAACACAAAGTTTCCCTCCAGGACACTGTCCGTTACTGAAAGCACCACCGGGCTGATGTACAAACATATTCACGCAAAATACTCACATCAATACACAGAGGTGATGCACATGTTTAATGTATGTGATCTGACAATGAAAATGCTCACCTCCCCGGCTCACCAAAGTGCATGGACACTGGGAGACCAGTTGATTCTGCAAACAACAGCATCCCCTAACAGAGATGGCAATGAATGTAActtgtacactgcaaaaaaaaagctaatCTAGAAAACATTCTGatattcctaaatctagtcaaaataGTCTTATTTTAAGCTAAATATCTTTGCCAATGGGGTAGGACAATTTTCTTGGTTataattcttaaaactagcGAAAGCCATACCTAGAAATATATAGAAATGGGTTTTTGGAGTGTAGAAAGAAAcccatttattgattttttttcacccaGGTCCTAAACAAACTTTCTTTCAATCCGTGAAcaattattctattttttttttatttctaactaTCATCTGTCTCACCCGTAGCTCCTTCAGACAAAAGGTGATGCTGTTGTGAGTCTTCATGGCAAAATGGTCAAACTCATCTGAAGCCAGGCACAGCTCTGACAGCATGGTCTTGGACCGCtctgagaagaaagaaaagcaggAGCTTACAAAAATAAGTACTAAAAATATTTTCTGCTCTTTTAAacttaataaaaatatattttctggcATTGCAAACTTGCAGCATTGGAGGAAACCTATTTAAACCCCACCAGGTTTAAATACATGTTCTTACTTTCTAGTTATAGCAACATGAAATCATTTTTTATTCACAAAGTTATTTAATCACGCTGAGACATAAGGATAGTTGTATTGGTAAATATCAATGCTTAGAATCAATTTCTGTTAAtcagttttcagttttcagttccTGGCCTCCAGCTGTATTAACAGAACCAATCGTCCGTATATCTATCTTATTAACTGCTGAGTGGAAAAAACGAAAACAGCTTTGACACCTGCTTCATCCTCCACGTGGTTCCTGACCCACATCCTTTCGTCACTCACTGTCACAGTTACTTCTTCCAGAGATGGTGGGAAGTGCGCAACTGTGTCCACCAGCAATCTGAAGACAAGATAAATGCTTAAATTACACTTGAATTCaaagacatttatttttatttctaagtTGTGGTCTAAAAAATATGCttatcagtttaaaaaaaaaaaagttaattaagTTTGAACACAGAGACTAAAGACAGATTTTTACAGACCTGGGGTGAGCTCTGAATGTGTTTGCGTAGGCATCCTTATCAAACACTGCCTGTAAGCTTTCACTGTCCTGATAAGACAGGTTGTGTGTCTTCATCAAGCCTGTAAGAAAACCATTAGAGCACACAAGGATATGACGTGAAATGTGATGCAATTATTGCACAATGTACTACAGTGAATATAAAAGTATCCCCTTTTAAGTAGTGTGAAGCCCTTTGAGATGGGAGTGAAGCACTGTTACCATGTTTGCAGTGCAGGGTGAAAGTGAGACGGTCCTTCTGTTCTTCCAGCTCTATGTGACACCTTTCCACTGTTTTCTCCAACGTTGCCAGAGATCTAAACACAGCCTGCACACTCTGATGCACACAGGaattaaagaagaagaaaaactaaTAAACATACAAGACAAACCTCGACTACATTCATAGACAGCGGAAAGTACTGGAAACTGACAAGTTGTGAAATGATATTTCAGACATATATACAGCTTACTATGATTTCCAAAACCGTTTTCATTTGAACTGCATTTTCGCATACACTTTCTGAATGTAAAGTGGTGCGTGTTTTACGCTTGTTTATCAACAGTTTCACTTTTTGTCAAAGAAGGAAgctggcagttttttttttctttaaatgggTTTTTCACAGTGACAACCACAACCTCTGAGTTGCAACATTACAGTACAAAGTAGCACATAATGGTACAAGCTGAGAACAGCAGGAAGATGTTTAGGTTCAATAATTTTCCTGTCTCTCTACTGCCGATCTTCTAACCGGGACAAGAATGTCAAACTCTTAACCTTACTTATTCTCTTGGGACATACAAGTACCTCTCTTACAATACAGGTCTCGAAAGAATGTTGGGCAActcaaatcaataaaaaaaaatggtattaCACAGTGCTAAATCACATCTACGTAACTATTATAGATGACAAAAAAGAGATGAAGTTAAAGAATATGTGTGATGCCTATCTTTTgtcacaaaaacagaaaaactaaaAGCTTGAAACATCAATCTGAATCTGTTTTCATAGTTAAGTATATGGTAATGACAACTAAGAAAACGGGTCTATGTGGAGATCTAGATATGATGGAAAAGTGTGAAAAGTGTAAAACATTCAGGACTGCCATAAAGAAAATACCCCAAATTAAAATACTGACAGTCATTGTGTTTAAACTCATCTGATAAGTTCAGGGTTGTACATAagtatgataataataataataataataataataataataataataataataataataataataataataataataataataataataataataataataataataaaacatcttTGAGAACCACATGCACAGATGTGAGCAAAAGCAGACTGTATATATCAGCATCTCTCACACCTTTATTGCCATCTTGCAGCGGAAGTTTACCCCATTGGGAACGGAGTACCTGCACAAGAAAAACAAGGAGATGCTGCCTTAAACAGCTTACACAAATGAGATGTCCACTGACCCACCAAGACagatagtccatgggccagagcccaacatttcacttgtcagtaccactcaaggtgacaaaacctacttatgatttttgaaaagatccatgtctatagatgatattctggtataataacccttcctgagtggcagctgtatcatagttatcagctcatgaagttacccagccccttcagaaaatgccattttagatgttggtgcatatcctggtttagactcatgtacaggatatctgtcaatgtttcacaatattgtctttggtatcattttaaaggggacctttttaCCATTCATTCAAGccaagatgtgaatctttctgaccaacatagaggtcactgcagctctttaaactataaacaacacgcatttttacacaattttcacctaaatggtatactatcttttatccctgtgtcatctaggaatatcagagacacaaaatacaaaaactggaatactcacaggaccataaggattcaggaaatgtataatgtacacacacatcttagcttgaatgaatggtatcattttaaaggggaccttttaagcaaaggcaatattgtgaaacattgacagatatcctttacatgagtctaaaccaggatatgcaccagcatctaaaatagggctgggcgatatggccttttatcaatatctcgatatttttaggccatgtcacaaTACGAtgtatatatatctcgatattttgccttagcctttgatgcatacaatcaTACCAGTATGATgcttctatatgtctacattaacaGGACAGCAGCGCCTACACCTGCAGCTGGGTGGGGGGGTGTATGACGATGCAcgcacgacagcacgtgactgatgTATGTAACTAGGTgcacttgttttatgtctctgagaaggagagacgagacgagagagtgagaaaagcctgtaatttaatgcccgcggctaaaagcaaatgcgtgacaatgtatactcaaatattcacgatatagtcattttgtacatcgcacagagtagaagctgAGATACATCGaatatactcgatatatcgcccagccctaatctaaaatgtaattttctgaaggggctggttaactatgatacagctgccactcaggaagggttaacataccaaaatatcaccttcagacatggatatttaaaatattataagcaagttttgtcaccttgagtggcacTGATAtgtggtctggcccatggactaattaatagagggagagaggagggagaggctGCACCTGCTGAAGAAGAGCGGTGCGAACAGGAAACAAGCGTATGCCGACCGAGAAGAGTTCACAGACCGCAGGGCCAGCTACAAGAGAGcaagaacaagaaaaaaagtcatcatTCATTGACGGAAACTGTGTACCAACAGGAAGCAACCAGGCTGTATGCATGGCAGGAAGaggtgttggtgtgtgtgacaGTATCTCATCAGAGCAGCTCACCCCGTCTTCCTGCGGCTCCACATACAGCTCATCACCGATTCTGGACAGAGAATGGACGGCTTTCGCCAGCACTGACcggtacaaacacacacaacatcAGTACTGTCAACATCTAATTCATGGGATATTCTCAAGctcaatctaaaaaaaattaaagatttGAACAGACAGGAAATGCGTGCTACCTTTCACGTTTCCTCCCGTCACAACACACTGCATTTCTGCAAACTTTTCCGCTGAATCGCACAACTACTACTGCTAAAAGGTGGCCGGAATAAAACACCATGAAGTGAAATAATTACATTTCGATAGCCTGGGCGCTGAGTATATATCTGCCTTTCGAAAACAAGTTGAGTTCATTTGTGGctgtactattattattattttgatgtTAACTGCTCGACCAGCCTCACGTTGTTTACGCCGCCATTAACAGCTTCCGTGAtgtcgaccaatcagagaggCGGGAAGGAAGGAGCGTGTTTGACAAGGCGCATGCGCACTGAGCGTTTAacgttatttgaaaaaaaaaagaaaaaaaaagtcatttattttttattttgttgtcatGTTTCTCAgtggaccgtttaacgttattttgaaaaaaaaaatatattttttattatattttttattttattttcatgtttctCAGTGGACCTAAGTTGTAAAGAAATTGGGTTTATCGGTCAGTTCGCTTGGGGTAGTTTCTTAACTAACTTACAAAGTTTGTTGTAACTACTATATTAATGGTATACTGATTATATTTGAGTGTTGTACTCAAAtactgcaagtgtgtgtgtgtgtgtgtgtgtgcgcgcgtgcgtaAATATATATGAGATGGAGAAATGACCTTTTGAAAGATTCTCTGCTTTCAGTTTGGGATTAGTTGATATATATTACTTCTTTGATTCCATACTGTTTGTAATTTGTAAttgtaattcatttatttatttcaaaacaggggCAGTGCACAATACATTAAATTAAAGACATTAATCTTTTGcaagagaatatgcattgtgccaggttgtagcaacttgctattttccacctgtagtctctgggcaggttgatggaatacataaaaattagtatagaaaaagaaaaaataagtaaaagagaAGAACAAAGCTATATTTTATCATCACATACTgccatttttttgtgttttctataaaagattttaaacataaaaatgtgtttcacttttattttatgAGTACTTTTATTCTTTGTACTTCTGCACAATAgtccagaaaaaaataacattttaatggTCAGAGCTACTGTCAATTCCTACAACAACAGTAAACACACATTTGTCAAATCTGAACTAAAAAATATCGAACAAAACAAGAATTGTAGAGTTCAGAGAGTTCAGATGAAATGGGTTTTGCCAAAGATAAATGCAGGCATTTCCTTATACTATATCTTTCATTCAGAGGAAACAGACTGAAAATAGCTGCAGCTCTCAAAGTCTCCTTGTAATTATCAGTTGGCAGCGACAGTGGGAAGAGGGTTTGTGTGCACATGTCAGACAGTCAAAGAAAAATAGGAAGAAGAGAGAGTATAAAGACAGGGCGAGTCACTCAGTCAAAGCAAAATGATCTCACCTCACTGGTCTTTCTTGTTGGTCTGCTTCAGTGCGTAAGATATGAGGAACACGCATGAGCCCTCTCCTGTCATCACGGGTGATATCGAAGACGAAGAAATGGAATTAATACAATCCTTTTGTATTGAATCCATGGAAATTTGGTGAAAAGGAGACTTTTTAAGGACAAAAGGAGACTCTAGCCTGGAACTGTTTTGTGTTTGGCTCCTTGTACCAAACAACAGGAAAAGAGACCAATTTCTGCTGCATTATAAAGTAAGTGGACGCAATATGACAACAAGCTATGTATGAGAAGAGGCATTGTGGAGATTAACATATATTTGCAATGAATACCTGTCAGCATGATAGGGAAGGTACCACATTTCCATGAAAAGGAAAGCAGTCCTCCCAGGGGTCTCCCAAACAAAagctggactggtgacatgATTTACAAATCTTTCCGGGATGGTCTTCAGGCTCAGCACGTCACCACACTGGGAACCAATCCTTGT
Coding sequences within:
- the rad9a gene encoding cell cycle checkpoint control protein RAD9A isoform X2, producing MAIKSVQAVFRSLATLEKTVERCHIELEEQKDRLTFTLHCKHGLMKTHNLSYQDSESLQAVFDKDAYANTFRAHPRLLVDTVAHFPPSLEEVTVTVSDERMWVRNHVEDEAERSKTMLSELCLASDEFDHFAMKTHNSITFCLKELRGMLLFAESTGLPVSMHFGEPGSPVVLSVTDSVLEGNFVLATLSDDPSLHKNNSRGASMPPPPPPDDFMNDDIDCYLIAMDTSIAPGASSVDPPAPSLADSVTSKHCAATSNRTRICLEEEEEEEDTECPPNKKFRSLLFGSVLPASPQMSRRSVMTQEVLASDSEDDADAE
- the rad9a gene encoding cell cycle checkpoint control protein RAD9A isoform X1; this encodes MQCVVTGGNVKVLAKAVHSLSRIGDELYVEPQEDGLALRSVNSSRSAYACFLFAPLFFSRYSVPNGVNFRCKMAIKSVQAVFRSLATLEKTVERCHIELEEQKDRLTFTLHCKHGLMKTHNLSYQDSESLQAVFDKDAYANTFRAHPRLLVDTVAHFPPSLEEVTVTVSDERMWVRNHVEDEAERSKTMLSELCLASDEFDHFAMKTHNSITFCLKELRGMLLFAESTGLPVSMHFGEPGSPVVLSVTDSVLEGNFVLATLSDDPSLHKNNSRGASMPPPPPPDDFMNDDIDCYLIAMDTSIAPGASSVDPPAPSLADSVTSKHCAATSNRTRICLEEEEEEEDTECPPNKKFRSLLFGSVLPASPQMSRRSVMTQEVLASDSEDDADAE